The following proteins are co-located in the Rattus norvegicus strain BN/NHsdMcwi chromosome X, GRCr8, whole genome shotgun sequence genome:
- the Prdx4 gene encoding peroxiredoxin-4 isoform X1, translating to MDHRSRSRGMSHSRVPGSQIRAPRVPLPFHVEQEAREGEETEREVPRQRPTIYVPPETEELQETVMISKPAPYWEGTAVINGEFKELKLTDYRGKYLVFFFYPLDFTFVCPTEIIAFGDRIEEFKSINTEVVACSVDSQFTHLAWINTPRRQGGLGPIRIPLLSDLNHQISKDYGVYLEDSGHTLRGLFIIDDKGVLRQITLNDLPVGRSVDETLRLVQAFQYTDKHGEVCPAGWKPGSETIIPDPAGKLKYFDKLN from the exons ATGGATCACCGTAGCCGTTCACGAGGCATGAGCCACAGTCGAGTCCCTGGATCTCAAATCCGAGCTCCCAGGGTCCCACTTCCATTCCATGttgagcaggaagctagggaaggagaagaaacggAGCGAGAGGTACCTCGTCAGAGGCCTACCATCTATGTACCTCCAGAAACCGAAGAGTTACAGGAAACTGTTATGA tttccAAGCCAGCACCTTATTGGGAAGGAACAGCTGTGATAAACGGAGAATTCAAGGAGCTCAAATTGACCGACTATCGTGGGAAATACTTGGTTTTTTTCTTCTACCCACTGGATTT CACCTTTGTGTGTCCAACTGAAATCATCGCTTTTGGGGATCGAATTGAAGAATTCAAATCTATAAATACTGAAGTGGTAGCATGCTCTGTTGATTCTCAGTTTACTCACTTGGCCTG GATCAATACCCCTCGAAGACAAGGAGGACTGGGGCCAATAAGGATTCCACTTCTTTCAGACCTGAACCATCAGATCTCAAAGGACTACGGTGTATACCTTGAGGACTCTGGACATACTCTTAG AGGGCTCTTTATTATCGATGACAAAGGAGTCCTAAGACAGATTACTCTGAATGACCTTCCTGTGGGTAGATCAGTGGATGAGACACTGCGTTTGGTTCAAGCCTTCCAGTACACTGACAAGCATGGAGAAG tcTGCCCTGCTGGCTGGAAACCTGGTAGTGAAACA ATAATCCCAGATCCAGCTGGAAAACTGAAGTATTTCGACAAGCTAAACTGA
- the Prdx4 gene encoding peroxiredoxin-4 isoform X2, whose translation MCFRARLVMETWSKLLDGTTPSRRWRKLVLLLPPLLLFLLQTEALQGLESDDRFRTRENECHFYAGGQVYPGEVSRVSVADHSLHLSKAKISKPAPYWEGTAVINGEFKELKLTDYRGKYLVFFFYPLDFTFVCPTEIIAFGDRIEEFKSINTEVVACSVDSQFTHLAWINTPRRQGGLGPIRIPLLSDLNHQISKDYGVYLEDSGHTLRGLFIIDDKGVLRQITLNDLPVGRSVDETLRLVQAFQYTDKHGEDNPRSSWKTEVFRQAKLKSTSVMMLRPSQ comes from the exons ATGTGTTTTCGTGCTCGCTTGGTCATGGAAACGTGGTCCAAGCTGCTGGACGGGACCACGCCGTCCCGTCGCTGGCGAAAGCTGGTATTGCTCCTGCCGCCTCTGCTGCTGTTCCTGTTACAGACTGAAGCTTTGCAGGGCTTGGAGAGTGATGATCGGTTCCGGACCCGCGAAAATGAGTGCCACTTCTACGCTGGTGGACAAGTGTACCCCGGAGAGGTGTCCCGGGTTTCGGTCGCAGATCACTCCCTGCACCTAAGCAAAGCCAAGA tttccAAGCCAGCACCTTATTGGGAAGGAACAGCTGTGATAAACGGAGAATTCAAGGAGCTCAAATTGACCGACTATCGTGGGAAATACTTGGTTTTTTTCTTCTACCCACTGGATTT CACCTTTGTGTGTCCAACTGAAATCATCGCTTTTGGGGATCGAATTGAAGAATTCAAATCTATAAATACTGAAGTGGTAGCATGCTCTGTTGATTCTCAGTTTACTCACTTGGCCTG GATCAATACCCCTCGAAGACAAGGAGGACTGGGGCCAATAAGGATTCCACTTCTTTCAGACCTGAACCATCAGATCTCAAAGGACTACGGTGTATACCTTGAGGACTCTGGACATACTCTTAG AGGGCTCTTTATTATCGATGACAAAGGAGTCCTAAGACAGATTACTCTGAATGACCTTCCTGTGGGTAGATCAGTGGATGAGACACTGCGTTTGGTTCAAGCCTTCCAGTACACTGACAAGCATGGAGAAG ATAATCCCAGATCCAGCTGGAAAACTGAAGTATTTCGACAAGCTAAACTGAAAAGTACTTCAGTTATGATGCTTAGACCTTCTCAATAA
- the Prdx4 gene encoding peroxiredoxin-4 precursor, whose translation METWSKLLDGTTPSRRWRKLVLLLPPLLLFLLQTEALQGLESDDRFRTRENECHFYAGGQVYPGEVSRVSVADHSLHLSKAKISKPAPYWEGTAVINGEFKELKLTDYRGKYLVFFFYPLDFTFVCPTEIIAFGDRIEEFKSINTEVVACSVDSQFTHLAWINTPRRQGGLGPIRIPLLSDLNHQISKDYGVYLEDSGHTLRGLFIIDDKGVLRQITLNDLPVGRSVDETLRLVQAFQYTDKHGEVCPAGWKPGSETIIPDPAGKLKYFDKLN comes from the exons ATGGAAACGTGGTCCAAGCTGCTGGACGGGACCACGCCGTCCCGTCGCTGGCGAAAGCTGGTATTGCTCCTGCCGCCTCTGCTGCTGTTCCTGTTACAGACTGAAGCTTTGCAGGGCTTGGAGAGTGATGATCGGTTCCGGACCCGCGAAAATGAGTGCCACTTCTACGCTGGTGGACAAGTGTACCCCGGAGAGGTGTCCCGGGTTTCGGTCGCAGATCACTCCCTGCACCTAAGCAAAGCCAAGA tttccAAGCCAGCACCTTATTGGGAAGGAACAGCTGTGATAAACGGAGAATTCAAGGAGCTCAAATTGACCGACTATCGTGGGAAATACTTGGTTTTTTTCTTCTACCCACTGGATTT CACCTTTGTGTGTCCAACTGAAATCATCGCTTTTGGGGATCGAATTGAAGAATTCAAATCTATAAATACTGAAGTGGTAGCATGCTCTGTTGATTCTCAGTTTACTCACTTGGCCTG GATCAATACCCCTCGAAGACAAGGAGGACTGGGGCCAATAAGGATTCCACTTCTTTCAGACCTGAACCATCAGATCTCAAAGGACTACGGTGTATACCTTGAGGACTCTGGACATACTCTTAG AGGGCTCTTTATTATCGATGACAAAGGAGTCCTAAGACAGATTACTCTGAATGACCTTCCTGTGGGTAGATCAGTGGATGAGACACTGCGTTTGGTTCAAGCCTTCCAGTACACTGACAAGCATGGAGAAG tcTGCCCTGCTGGCTGGAAACCTGGTAGTGAAACA ATAATCCCAGATCCAGCTGGAAAACTGAAGTATTTCGACAAGCTAAACTGA